A region of Deinococcus rubellus DNA encodes the following proteins:
- a CDS encoding PspA/IM30 family protein — protein MSILDRLSRLLRANVNDLISKSEDPSKIIEQTLRDMRDAYSQARVEVAGSMAQQAKLEREANTNRKLSEEYGMKAEEAMRGGNEDLAREALRRKQNHADVAAGFDDQLKLSTSQVDQLKTQLRALEAKIDEMESKQQLLLARHQTAKASETLEKVSGFDKSGGAMSAFDDMERKVTAQEDKANAMHQLREEGDIDAQLANMGRGKALDDEFEALKRKVQGSSEGSQNQ, from the coding sequence ATGTCTATTCTCGACCGGCTGTCCCGTTTGCTACGCGCCAACGTCAACGATCTGATTTCCAAGTCCGAGGACCCCAGCAAGATCATCGAGCAGACCCTGCGCGATATGCGCGACGCCTACTCGCAGGCCCGCGTGGAGGTGGCAGGCTCAATGGCCCAGCAGGCCAAGCTGGAGCGCGAGGCCAACACCAACCGCAAGCTTTCTGAGGAATACGGCATGAAGGCCGAGGAAGCCATGCGCGGCGGCAACGAGGACCTGGCCCGCGAGGCGCTGCGACGCAAGCAGAACCACGCCGACGTGGCAGCAGGCTTCGACGACCAGCTCAAGCTCAGCACCTCGCAGGTCGATCAGCTCAAGACCCAACTCCGGGCGCTGGAAGCCAAGATCGACGAGATGGAGAGCAAGCAGCAGCTTCTGCTGGCCCGCCACCAGACCGCCAAGGCCAGCGAGACCCTGGAGAAAGTCTCAGGCTTCGATAAGTCCGGCGGTGCCATGAGCGCCTTCGACGATATGGAGCGCAAGGTCACGGCCCAGGAAGACAAGGCCAACGCCATGCATCAGTTGCGTGAGGAAGGTGACATTGACGCCCAGCTCGCCAATATGGGGCGTGGCAAGGCGCTCGACGACGAGTTCGAGGCCCTCAAGCGCAAGGTGCAGGGCAGCTCAGAGGGTAGCCAGAACCAGTAA
- a CDS encoding EVE domain-containing protein → MKFWLLKSEPDVFGYADLMAAGTEAWNGVRNYQARNFLRQMQVGELCLFYHSSTRPAGVAGVARVVRAAYPDDLQFDGSSPYFDARSKPDSPSWSMVDVAAVAALPHFQTLDALRTKPELSGLRLLQKGNRLSVLPVSAEEFRIIVEAGGLSLDRLLVGPGEVLSS, encoded by the coding sequence GTGAAGTTCTGGCTGCTCAAAAGTGAACCAGACGTGTTCGGATATGCCGACCTGATGGCGGCGGGGACCGAAGCCTGGAACGGCGTCCGGAATTATCAGGCCCGCAATTTTCTGCGCCAGATGCAGGTGGGCGAGTTGTGCCTGTTTTATCACTCCAGCACCCGTCCGGCGGGTGTCGCAGGGGTGGCGCGGGTGGTGCGGGCCGCCTACCCCGACGACCTGCAATTCGACGGGTCCAGCCCTTACTTTGACGCCCGAAGTAAACCCGATTCGCCAAGTTGGAGCATGGTGGACGTGGCGGCGGTGGCTGCACTGCCCCACTTTCAAACGCTGGACGCTCTGCGGACTAAACCTGAACTGAGCGGCCTGCGTCTGCTACAAAAAGGCAACCGGCTGTCAGTGTTGCCCGTCTCAGCCGAAGAATTTCGGATAATCGTGGAAGCGGGTGGACTGAGCCTGGACCGGTTGCTGGTCGGGCCAGGTGAAGTGCTCAGTTCATAA
- the thyX gene encoding FAD-dependent thymidylate synthase, translated as MNDLASAPVLPSTSPVLYPLSDGIGSAALIQYAGDDKMIVNAARVSFGGDSDVPLTGRDEKLIAYLLKHKHGSPFEHNLITFKLVCPIFVDRQLVRHRVGVSKNEISGRYVELQERDYTPTQFRKQAPSNRQASVEDDGSLDQNAAREVWKYASETAFKAYHQLLELGVTREQARGVLPLSLYTESYYTFNVRSLLHFLELRDHEGAQYETRLFARALGELAEPLFPVTFKAWRSLNSH; from the coding sequence GTGAATGATCTTGCCTCTGCTCCGGTGCTTCCTTCTACCTCGCCTGTGCTCTACCCGCTCTCAGACGGCATTGGCTCGGCCGCGCTGATTCAGTATGCGGGCGACGACAAAATGATAGTGAATGCAGCCAGAGTGAGTTTCGGCGGCGATTCGGACGTGCCGCTGACGGGCCGTGACGAGAAGCTGATCGCCTACCTGCTCAAGCACAAGCATGGCAGTCCGTTTGAACACAACTTGATCACCTTCAAGCTGGTTTGCCCGATTTTTGTTGACCGTCAGCTGGTGCGCCACCGTGTCGGAGTCTCAAAAAATGAAATTTCGGGCAGGTATGTCGAGCTTCAGGAGCGCGACTACACGCCCACCCAGTTTCGCAAGCAAGCCCCCAGCAACCGGCAGGCCAGTGTGGAAGACGATGGTTCTTTAGACCAAAACGCCGCCCGCGAAGTGTGGAAGTACGCTTCCGAGACGGCCTTCAAGGCTTACCATCAACTGCTCGAACTTGGCGTGACCCGTGAACAGGCGCGGGGCGTCCTGCCGCTCAGCCTCTACACCGAGAGTTACTACACCTTCAATGTGCGGAGCCTGCTGCATTTTCTGGAACTTCGCGACCACGAGGGCGCACAGTACGAGACTCGCCTGTTTGCGCGGGCGCTGGGTGAACTGGCTGAGCCGCTGTTTCCGGTGACCTTCAAAGCCTGGCGGTCACTGAACAGCCACTGA
- a CDS encoding TetR/AcrR family transcriptional regulator: MPYPSKLTPDLILNSAQTLLDAGGAAALNMRPLAAALGVQASSLYRHFPDREALLQALEDAASTEFGRVLQGASSGKPPREALWAAAEAYLSHARRFPHRYGLLLSPRLPATAQPGPGKDLWNTVLNLVSALSRIPDDTARTVALWAFLHGYAVLDRSGLFGLSGPRGSFDIGVNALLDEMERAAPAASA; encoded by the coding sequence ATGCCATACCCGTCTAAACTCACGCCCGATCTGATTTTGAATTCAGCCCAAACGCTGCTCGATGCTGGCGGCGCGGCGGCGCTCAACATGCGTCCGCTGGCCGCCGCACTGGGGGTGCAGGCCAGCAGTCTGTACCGCCATTTCCCGGACCGGGAAGCGCTGTTGCAGGCGCTGGAAGACGCGGCGTCCACCGAATTTGGCCGAGTTCTTCAGGGGGCCAGTTCCGGAAAACCGCCACGCGAAGCGCTGTGGGCAGCGGCTGAGGCATACCTGAGCCATGCCCGGCGCTTCCCGCACCGTTACGGCCTGCTGCTCTCGCCGCGCTTACCGGCAACAGCGCAGCCCGGCCCCGGCAAGGACCTCTGGAACACCGTGTTGAATCTGGTCAGTGCACTGAGTCGGATACCGGACGACACCGCCCGCACGGTGGCGCTGTGGGCCTTTCTGCACGGCTACGCGGTGCTGGACCGCAGCGGCCTGTTCGGTCTCAGCGGGCCGAGAGGCAGTTTCGATATCGGCGTGAACGCCCTGCTGGACGAGATGGAACGGGCCGCCCCAGCGGCGAGCGCATGA
- a CDS encoding MBL fold metallo-hydrolase, with product MPLTQHGSHLFCLARFGVVNSYFVRDDDGLTLIDANLPGSEMAILKAAGQIGLPIIRIALTHAHGDHIGSLDALHAALPNAEVSISARDARLLAGDLSLDAGEGNNKLKGDLRGARTRPDRLLQGGDRVGSLWAVAAPGHTPGQLAFHDQRDGTVIAGDAFQVAGGLAVAGQLRPLFPFPALATWDAHLAAESAARLTELNPSRLAVGHGRVLEQPAEAMRKVVREAQRHAPKLAQ from the coding sequence ATGCCACTGACCCAGCACGGTTCCCATCTCTTTTGCCTGGCCCGCTTCGGCGTGGTCAACAGTTACTTCGTCCGGGACGATGACGGCCTGACGCTCATCGATGCCAATCTGCCCGGCAGTGAGATGGCCATCCTGAAAGCGGCTGGGCAGATCGGCTTGCCCATCATCCGCATCGCGCTGACGCACGCGCACGGCGACCATATCGGCAGCCTGGACGCACTGCATGCCGCCTTGCCGAACGCCGAGGTCAGTATCAGCGCCCGCGACGCCCGTTTGCTGGCCGGAGATTTGAGCCTCGACGCGGGCGAGGGCAACAACAAGCTCAAAGGCGATTTGAGGGGAGCGCGGACCCGCCCGGACCGATTGCTACAAGGCGGCGACAGGGTGGGGTCACTTTGGGCGGTGGCCGCGCCAGGGCATACACCGGGTCAACTCGCTTTCCATGACCAGCGTGACGGCACCGTGATCGCCGGAGACGCCTTTCAGGTGGCGGGTGGGCTGGCGGTGGCCGGACAGCTGCGTCCCCTGTTTCCGTTTCCGGCGCTGGCGACCTGGGACGCCCACCTTGCCGCCGAGTCTGCTGCCCGCCTGACTGAGCTGAACCCCTCGCGGCTGGCGGTGGGTCACGGTAGGGTGCTGGAGCAGCCCGCCGAGGCAATGCGCAAGGTGGTGCGGGAAGCCCAGCGCCATGCCCCGAAGCTGGCCCAGTGA
- a CDS encoding YrdB family protein — protein sequence MIFSPVIFAVQILSFGCELAALFFLACWGWHLDLALWLRWLAVVATLLLAGAAWGIWAAPNSASRLTDPARLGFELLFYGAVCGALLVQGQNRTAAVFGGVVAAQLVASFALHLRGP from the coding sequence GTGATCTTCAGTCCGGTGATCTTTGCGGTGCAGATACTGAGTTTTGGCTGCGAGCTGGCCGCCCTCTTCTTCCTGGCCTGCTGGGGCTGGCATCTGGACCTGGCGTTGTGGCTACGCTGGCTGGCGGTGGTGGCGACCCTCCTGCTAGCGGGGGCGGCCTGGGGCATCTGGGCCGCGCCCAATTCGGCTTCCCGTCTGACTGACCCAGCCCGGCTGGGCTTCGAGCTGCTGTTCTACGGCGCGGTCTGCGGAGCACTGCTGGTCCAGGGACAGAACCGCACGGCAGCGGTCTTCGGCGGCGTGGTGGCAGCGCAACTGGTGGCCTCGTTCGCGCTGCACCTGCGCGGCCCCTGA
- a CDS encoding acyl-CoA dehydrogenase family protein, translating into MIDFSLTDEQKQLQQLARDFTRREITPIASEYDQKEELPWQVVEKAHEVGLLNLSVPEHAGGLGLGMLDESIIGEEIAYGCMGIYTVLMASELGITPIVVGGTEEQQKRFLTPLTEKASLAAFALSEPNNGSDAAAMSTTAVLDGDEWVINGTKMWISNGGIAEITVVFATTDKNGGHRATVALVVPKGAPGFSSNKIKHKMGQRASLTSELVFENVRVPRENQLGGLGDGFKIAMKTLDKTRVPVAAGSVGVARRALDESLKYAKEREAFGKPITTYQAIQFKLAEMQMGIETGRLMTWKAAWLVDQGKPHASEAAIAKAYCSEMAFDAANEAIQVHGGYGYVGEYPVEKLLRDVKLNMIYEGTNEIQRVIIARNLLK; encoded by the coding sequence ATGATTGACTTTTCCCTCACCGACGAACAAAAGCAGCTTCAGCAACTCGCCCGCGATTTTACCCGCCGCGAGATTACCCCGATTGCCTCCGAGTACGACCAGAAAGAGGAATTGCCCTGGCAGGTCGTGGAGAAGGCGCACGAGGTCGGGTTGCTCAACCTCAGCGTTCCCGAACACGCGGGCGGGCTGGGTCTGGGGATGCTCGACGAGTCCATCATCGGTGAGGAGATCGCTTACGGCTGCATGGGCATCTATACCGTGCTGATGGCCTCCGAGCTGGGTATCACGCCGATTGTGGTGGGCGGCACCGAGGAGCAGCAGAAGCGGTTTCTGACCCCGCTGACCGAGAAGGCCAGCCTGGCCGCCTTCGCCCTGTCGGAACCCAACAACGGCTCCGACGCTGCCGCCATGAGCACGACTGCGGTGCTGGACGGCGACGAGTGGGTCATCAACGGCACCAAGATGTGGATTTCCAACGGCGGGATCGCCGAGATCACCGTGGTCTTTGCCACCACTGACAAGAATGGAGGCCACCGCGCCACCGTCGCCCTGGTGGTGCCCAAGGGTGCGCCGGGATTTTCGTCGAACAAGATCAAGCACAAGATGGGCCAGCGCGCCAGCCTGACCAGCGAACTGGTGTTCGAGAACGTGCGGGTGCCCAGGGAAAATCAGCTCGGGGGCCTCGGGGACGGCTTCAAGATCGCCATGAAGACCCTGGACAAGACCCGCGTGCCGGTGGCGGCGGGGTCGGTGGGCGTGGCGCGGCGGGCGCTCGACGAGAGCCTCAAGTACGCCAAGGAGCGCGAGGCGTTCGGCAAGCCGATCACCACCTACCAGGCCATTCAGTTCAAGCTGGCCGAGATGCAGATGGGCATCGAGACGGGACGGCTGATGACCTGGAAGGCCGCCTGGTTGGTGGATCAGGGCAAGCCGCATGCTTCTGAGGCCGCCATTGCCAAGGCCTACTGCTCGGAAATGGCCTTCGACGCGGCCAATGAAGCGATTCAGGTTCACGGCGGTTACGGCTACGTGGGCGAGTACCCGGTAGAGAAGCTGCTGCGAGACGTGAAACTCAACATGATCTACGAGGGCACCAACGA